Proteins encoded by one window of Triplophysa rosa linkage group LG19, Trosa_1v2, whole genome shotgun sequence:
- the cast gene encoding calpastatin isoform X13: MGQFFSWIRGERDQTGLQDVAVEQQVSLTGYNPFESQQVTPTSTPKVSTVKPAQYEVQVEVGPSAPQCSAEVDPFDALSDTLPSSQPVAPKVPKYTGPEVREGNIKTEKAVLVGERESTLPPGYRWEDLEKKKPAGVPEKPKEVPKPISTDEALESLSAGFVSAPPPSAPKKTELKTETVGAVDAKSAGFSNFAPPPPSQQKQQATTQPGTKSPAPPADKKAKIEKPGENSSLAAGKSSAPAQPAKPKTDVPDSSMSTDALSALGDMLGDPEPPKKQPELKPGQIVDEKKATSEKGVRVGERDDTLPPDYRFSEEELKKFPPPPKEPSLDTDEALDILSGGFTTPTAAPVVKAAVPPSAPCAQGKKSAGVPEKAKNVPKVDELSALDTLDGDFVAPAKTAHKVSSGVPPAPKQKQQTDEDAFDTLGDMLGAPEPPKKQPELKPKDIVHEDNVTSKKGVRVGDREDTLPPDYRFSEEELKKYPPPPKEPSLNTDDALDLLSGDFESPSAPPAAKLPVCTAVKPPATPSDDFALEALADDFVAPSSASKVQCAVTAPTHTERQLSEGSALDALSDTLADIKPPTKPEPALPKVIVKEKDVVEERISKPGERDDSLPPDQRFSEADKKAFAEAKDKCVKPKQDSMDDTSALDLLSSEFSSVPRVKASAPETHTFTPEPVPPTHTAPGPALDELADKLIPNLEKGKDSKAKGKGGKAKSKSKQKQSGDDSSAVEHLSGQLSTNVVPSSSTKGGKR; encoded by the exons ATGGGCCAGTTCTTCAGCTGGATCCGCGGCGAGCGGGACCAAACGGGCTTGCAGGACGTCGCTGTAGAGCAACAGGTCTCACTTACTGGATACAATCCTTTTGAG tCTCAGCAGGTCACACCCACCTCAACACCAAAGGTCTCCACAGTGAAACCTGCACAATATGAG GTTCAAGTGGAAGTAGGCCCATCAGCTCCACAATGCAGTGCAGAG GTTGATCCGTTTGATGCTCTGAGTGACACTTTACCATCATCACAGCCTGTAGCTCCTAAAGTCCCAAAATACACTGGACCAGAAGTCAGAGAG GGCAATATTAAAACGGAGAAGGCTGTTTTGGTTGGGGAGAGAGAAAGTACACTGCCACCTGGATACAGATGGGAAGACCTG GAAAAGAAGAAACCCGCTGGGGTTCCAGAGAAACCTAAAGAAGTTCCCAAG CCTATAAGCACAGACGAGGCGTTGGAGTCTCTCTCTGCTGGGTTTGTGTCTGCACCTCCTCCAAGCGCTCCTAAGAAAACAGAGCTG AAAACGGAAACTGTAGGTGCAGTTGATGCCAAATCAGCTGGCTTCTCCAACTTTGCCCCCCCTCCACCTTCTCAGCAg AAACAACAGGCAACAACCCAACCTGGTACCAAATCTCCTGCGCCACCTGCTGACAAGAAAGCCAAGATAGAGAAG cCTGGTGAAAACTCCTCTTTGGCGGCAGGCAAGAGTTCAGCTCCTGCACAGCCTGCTAAACCAAAGACAGAtgtg CCCGACAGCTCCATGTCAACAGATGCTCTCAGCGCTTTGGGCGACATGCTGGGTGATCCAGAACCCCCGAAAAAACAACCTGAACTTAAACCTGGACAGATAGTTGAT gAGAAGAAAGCGACATCGGAGAAGGGTGTGCGTGTTGGGGAGAGAGATGATACCCTCCCACCAGATTACAGATTCTCAGAGGAAGAGCTGAAAAAATTTCCGCCTCCTCCAAAAGAG CCCTCATTAGACACAGATGAAGCGCTGGACATTCTTTCTGGAGGTTTCACGACCCCCACGGCAGCACCTGTTGTTAAGGCCGCTGTTCCTCCTAGTGCACCTTGTGCACAG GGAAAGAAATCTGCTGGGGTTCCTGAGAAGGCTAAAAATGTTCCCAAG GTGGATGAATTGTCAGCACTAGACACTCTGGATGGTGATTTTGTGGCACCAGCAAAGACTGCTCATAAG GTTTCTTCAGGAGTTCCTCCAGCCCCCAAGCAAAAACAACAGACAGATGAG GATGCTTTTGACACTTTGGGGGACATGCTGGGGGCACCAGAACCACCAAAAAAACAACCTGAACTCAAACCTAAAGATATTGTTCAT GAAGACAATGTGACATCAAAGAAGGGTGTGCGTGTTGGGGATAGAGAGGACACACTTCCACCAGATTACAGGTTCTCAGAAGAAGAACTCAAAAAATATCCTCCTCCTCCAAAAGAG CCTTCCTTAAACACTGATGATGCGCTGGATCTTCTGTCTGGTGATTTTGAGAGCCCCTCTGCACCACCTGCTGCCAAGCTTCCTGTTTGTACTGCTGTCAAACCTCCTGCTACG cctTCAGATGATTTCGCTTTAGAGGCTCTTGCAGATGATTTTGTGGCTCCTTCTTCTGCATCTAAAGTCCAGTGCGCTGTCACAGCCCCCACACATACAGAAAGACAG TTGTCAGAAGGTTCAGCTTTGGATGCTCTGTCAGACACTCTGGCAGACATAAAACCCCCCACTAAACCCGAACCTGCCTTGCCTAAAGTCATTGTCAAG GAAAAAGATGTTGTGGAGGAGAGAATAAGTAAGCCAGGAGAGCGAGACGACAGCCTTCCACCTGACCAGCGGTTCTCAGAGGCAGACAAGAAG GCATTTGCAGAAGCAAAGGACAAATGCGTCAAACCAAAGCAG GACTCAATGGATGATACATCAGCCCTAGACTTGCTGTCCAGCGAGTTCTCTTCAGTACCCAGAGTGAAAGCATCTGCACCTGAGACGCACACCTTCACTCCTGAACCAGTACCCCCAACCCACACG GCACCAGGTCCAGCTTTAGATGAACTGGCAGACAAGCTGATTCCCAACCTGGAGAAAGGCAAAGACAGCAAAGCTAAG GGGAAGGGGGGGAAGGCTAAGTCTAAATCAAAG CAGAAACAGTCCGGAGACGATTCCTCCGCAGTGGAGCATCTGTCCGGTCAACTGTCCACAAACGTAGTGCCTTCATCTTCCACGAAGGGTGGAAAGAGATAG
- the cast gene encoding calpastatin isoform X15: MGQFFSWIRGERDQTGLQDVAVEQQSQQVTPTSTPKVSTVKPAQYEVQVEVGPSAPQCSAEVDPFDALSDTLPSSQPVAPKVPKYTGPEVREGNIKTEKAVLVGERESTLPPGYRWEDLEKKKPAGVPEKPKEVPKPISTDEALESLSAGFVSAPPPSAPKKTELKTETVGAVDAKSAGFSNFAPPPPSQQKQQATTQPGTKSPAPPADKKAKIEKPGENSSLAAGKSSAPAQPAKPKTDVPDSSMSTDALSALGDMLGDPEPPKKQPELKPGQIVDEKKATSEKGVRVGERDDTLPPDYRFSEEELKKFPPPPKEPSLDTDEALDILSGGFTTPTAAPVVKAAVPPSAPCAQGKKSAGVPEKAKNVPKVDELSALDTLDGDFVAPAKTAHKVSSGVPPAPKQKQQTDEDAFDTLGDMLGAPEPPKKQPELKPKDIVHEDNVTSKKGVRVGDREDTLPPDYRFSEEELKKYPPPPKEPSLNTDDALDLLSGDFESPSAPPAAKLPVCTAVKPPATPSDDFALEALADDFVAPSSASKVQCAVTAPTHTERQLSEGSALDALSDTLADIKPPTKPEPALPKVIVKEKDVVEERISKPGERDDSLPPDQRFSEADKKAFAEAKDKCVKPKQDSMDDTSALDLLSSEFSSVPRVKASAPETHTFTPEPVPPTHTAPGPALDELADKLIPNLEKGKDSKAKGKGGKAKSKSKQKQSGDDSSAVEHLSGQLSTNVVPSSSTKGGKR; encoded by the exons ATGGGCCAGTTCTTCAGCTGGATCCGCGGCGAGCGGGACCAAACGGGCTTGCAGGACGTCGCTGTAGAGCAACAG tCTCAGCAGGTCACACCCACCTCAACACCAAAGGTCTCCACAGTGAAACCTGCACAATATGAG GTTCAAGTGGAAGTAGGCCCATCAGCTCCACAATGCAGTGCAGAG GTTGATCCGTTTGATGCTCTGAGTGACACTTTACCATCATCACAGCCTGTAGCTCCTAAAGTCCCAAAATACACTGGACCAGAAGTCAGAGAG GGCAATATTAAAACGGAGAAGGCTGTTTTGGTTGGGGAGAGAGAAAGTACACTGCCACCTGGATACAGATGGGAAGACCTG GAAAAGAAGAAACCCGCTGGGGTTCCAGAGAAACCTAAAGAAGTTCCCAAG CCTATAAGCACAGACGAGGCGTTGGAGTCTCTCTCTGCTGGGTTTGTGTCTGCACCTCCTCCAAGCGCTCCTAAGAAAACAGAGCTG AAAACGGAAACTGTAGGTGCAGTTGATGCCAAATCAGCTGGCTTCTCCAACTTTGCCCCCCCTCCACCTTCTCAGCAg AAACAACAGGCAACAACCCAACCTGGTACCAAATCTCCTGCGCCACCTGCTGACAAGAAAGCCAAGATAGAGAAG cCTGGTGAAAACTCCTCTTTGGCGGCAGGCAAGAGTTCAGCTCCTGCACAGCCTGCTAAACCAAAGACAGAtgtg CCCGACAGCTCCATGTCAACAGATGCTCTCAGCGCTTTGGGCGACATGCTGGGTGATCCAGAACCCCCGAAAAAACAACCTGAACTTAAACCTGGACAGATAGTTGAT gAGAAGAAAGCGACATCGGAGAAGGGTGTGCGTGTTGGGGAGAGAGATGATACCCTCCCACCAGATTACAGATTCTCAGAGGAAGAGCTGAAAAAATTTCCGCCTCCTCCAAAAGAG CCCTCATTAGACACAGATGAAGCGCTGGACATTCTTTCTGGAGGTTTCACGACCCCCACGGCAGCACCTGTTGTTAAGGCCGCTGTTCCTCCTAGTGCACCTTGTGCACAG GGAAAGAAATCTGCTGGGGTTCCTGAGAAGGCTAAAAATGTTCCCAAG GTGGATGAATTGTCAGCACTAGACACTCTGGATGGTGATTTTGTGGCACCAGCAAAGACTGCTCATAAG GTTTCTTCAGGAGTTCCTCCAGCCCCCAAGCAAAAACAACAGACAGATGAG GATGCTTTTGACACTTTGGGGGACATGCTGGGGGCACCAGAACCACCAAAAAAACAACCTGAACTCAAACCTAAAGATATTGTTCAT GAAGACAATGTGACATCAAAGAAGGGTGTGCGTGTTGGGGATAGAGAGGACACACTTCCACCAGATTACAGGTTCTCAGAAGAAGAACTCAAAAAATATCCTCCTCCTCCAAAAGAG CCTTCCTTAAACACTGATGATGCGCTGGATCTTCTGTCTGGTGATTTTGAGAGCCCCTCTGCACCACCTGCTGCCAAGCTTCCTGTTTGTACTGCTGTCAAACCTCCTGCTACG cctTCAGATGATTTCGCTTTAGAGGCTCTTGCAGATGATTTTGTGGCTCCTTCTTCTGCATCTAAAGTCCAGTGCGCTGTCACAGCCCCCACACATACAGAAAGACAG TTGTCAGAAGGTTCAGCTTTGGATGCTCTGTCAGACACTCTGGCAGACATAAAACCCCCCACTAAACCCGAACCTGCCTTGCCTAAAGTCATTGTCAAG GAAAAAGATGTTGTGGAGGAGAGAATAAGTAAGCCAGGAGAGCGAGACGACAGCCTTCCACCTGACCAGCGGTTCTCAGAGGCAGACAAGAAG GCATTTGCAGAAGCAAAGGACAAATGCGTCAAACCAAAGCAG GACTCAATGGATGATACATCAGCCCTAGACTTGCTGTCCAGCGAGTTCTCTTCAGTACCCAGAGTGAAAGCATCTGCACCTGAGACGCACACCTTCACTCCTGAACCAGTACCCCCAACCCACACG GCACCAGGTCCAGCTTTAGATGAACTGGCAGACAAGCTGATTCCCAACCTGGAGAAAGGCAAAGACAGCAAAGCTAAG GGGAAGGGGGGGAAGGCTAAGTCTAAATCAAAG CAGAAACAGTCCGGAGACGATTCCTCCGCAGTGGAGCATCTGTCCGGTCAACTGTCCACAAACGTAGTGCCTTCATCTTCCACGAAGGGTGGAAAGAGATAG
- the cast gene encoding calpastatin isoform X9 — MSQQVTPTSTPKVSTVKPAQYEKGSTQSATAVKPGTTPPSGAGGAVGTTTTQKGTTQVTQQATVPKPTPPSSAKIPPVSSGTKGTTVGAGTKPTVPAKAQSTIPQSKSGPVKVEPAVKKPSASTGLPGSGLKEKSGQKVQVEVGPSAPQCSAEVDPFDALSDTLPSSQPVAPKVPKYTGPEVREGNIKTEKAVLVGERESTLPPGYRWEDLEKKKPAGVPEKPKEVPKPISTDEALESLSAGFVSAPPPSAPKKTELKTETVGAVDAKSAGFSNFAPPPPSQQKQQATTQPGTKSPAPPADKKAKIEKPGENSSLAAGKSSAPAQPAKPKTDVPDSSMSTDALSALGDMLGDPEPPKKQPELKPGQIVDEKKATSEKGVRVGERDDTLPPDYRFSEEELKKFPPPPKEPSLDTDEALDILSGGFTTPTAAPVVKAAVPPSAPCAQGKKSAGVPEKAKNVPKVDELSALDTLDGDFVAPAKTAHKVSSGVPPAPKQKQQTDEDAFDTLGDMLGAPEPPKKQPELKPKDIVHEDNVTSKKGVRVGDREDTLPPDYRFSEEELKKYPPPPKEPSLNTDDALDLLSGDFESPSAPPAAKLPVCTAVKPPATPSDDFALEALADDFVAPSSASKVQCAVTAPTHTERQLSEGSALDALSDTLADIKPPTKPEPALPKVIVKEKDVVEERISKPGERDDSLPPDQRFSEADKKAFAEAKDKCVKPKQDSMDDTSALDLLSSEFSSVPRVKASAPETHTFTPEPVPPTHTAPGPALDELADKLIPNLEKGKDSKAKGKGGKAKSKSKQKQSGDDSSAVEHLSGQLSTNVVPSSSTKGGKR; from the exons ATG tCTCAGCAGGTCACACCCACCTCAACACCAAAGGTCTCCACAGTGAAACCTGCACAATATGAG AAAGGATCCACGCAATCCGCCACGGCTGTCAAACCTGGCACCACCCCTCCGTCAGGAGCTGGAGGGGCTGTTGGTACCACCACCACGCAGAAAGGAACTACTCAAGTCACACAACAG GCCACAGTCCCTAAACCCACACCTCCCTCCTCGGCTAAAATCCCACCTGTGAGTTCTGGAACCAAGGGCACGACCGTTGGAGCAGGTACCAAGCCCACAGTCCCCGCAAAGGCTCAG AGTACAATTCCTCAATCCAAATCGGGACCTGTTAAGGTAGAGCCGGCTGTCAAGAAACCCTCAGCCTCAACCGGTTTACCTGGAAGTGGCCTAAAGGAGAAGAGTGGCCAAAAG GTTCAAGTGGAAGTAGGCCCATCAGCTCCACAATGCAGTGCAGAG GTTGATCCGTTTGATGCTCTGAGTGACACTTTACCATCATCACAGCCTGTAGCTCCTAAAGTCCCAAAATACACTGGACCAGAAGTCAGAGAG GGCAATATTAAAACGGAGAAGGCTGTTTTGGTTGGGGAGAGAGAAAGTACACTGCCACCTGGATACAGATGGGAAGACCTG GAAAAGAAGAAACCCGCTGGGGTTCCAGAGAAACCTAAAGAAGTTCCCAAG CCTATAAGCACAGACGAGGCGTTGGAGTCTCTCTCTGCTGGGTTTGTGTCTGCACCTCCTCCAAGCGCTCCTAAGAAAACAGAGCTG AAAACGGAAACTGTAGGTGCAGTTGATGCCAAATCAGCTGGCTTCTCCAACTTTGCCCCCCCTCCACCTTCTCAGCAg AAACAACAGGCAACAACCCAACCTGGTACCAAATCTCCTGCGCCACCTGCTGACAAGAAAGCCAAGATAGAGAAG cCTGGTGAAAACTCCTCTTTGGCGGCAGGCAAGAGTTCAGCTCCTGCACAGCCTGCTAAACCAAAGACAGAtgtg CCCGACAGCTCCATGTCAACAGATGCTCTCAGCGCTTTGGGCGACATGCTGGGTGATCCAGAACCCCCGAAAAAACAACCTGAACTTAAACCTGGACAGATAGTTGAT gAGAAGAAAGCGACATCGGAGAAGGGTGTGCGTGTTGGGGAGAGAGATGATACCCTCCCACCAGATTACAGATTCTCAGAGGAAGAGCTGAAAAAATTTCCGCCTCCTCCAAAAGAG CCCTCATTAGACACAGATGAAGCGCTGGACATTCTTTCTGGAGGTTTCACGACCCCCACGGCAGCACCTGTTGTTAAGGCCGCTGTTCCTCCTAGTGCACCTTGTGCACAG GGAAAGAAATCTGCTGGGGTTCCTGAGAAGGCTAAAAATGTTCCCAAG GTGGATGAATTGTCAGCACTAGACACTCTGGATGGTGATTTTGTGGCACCAGCAAAGACTGCTCATAAG GTTTCTTCAGGAGTTCCTCCAGCCCCCAAGCAAAAACAACAGACAGATGAG GATGCTTTTGACACTTTGGGGGACATGCTGGGGGCACCAGAACCACCAAAAAAACAACCTGAACTCAAACCTAAAGATATTGTTCAT GAAGACAATGTGACATCAAAGAAGGGTGTGCGTGTTGGGGATAGAGAGGACACACTTCCACCAGATTACAGGTTCTCAGAAGAAGAACTCAAAAAATATCCTCCTCCTCCAAAAGAG CCTTCCTTAAACACTGATGATGCGCTGGATCTTCTGTCTGGTGATTTTGAGAGCCCCTCTGCACCACCTGCTGCCAAGCTTCCTGTTTGTACTGCTGTCAAACCTCCTGCTACG cctTCAGATGATTTCGCTTTAGAGGCTCTTGCAGATGATTTTGTGGCTCCTTCTTCTGCATCTAAAGTCCAGTGCGCTGTCACAGCCCCCACACATACAGAAAGACAG TTGTCAGAAGGTTCAGCTTTGGATGCTCTGTCAGACACTCTGGCAGACATAAAACCCCCCACTAAACCCGAACCTGCCTTGCCTAAAGTCATTGTCAAG GAAAAAGATGTTGTGGAGGAGAGAATAAGTAAGCCAGGAGAGCGAGACGACAGCCTTCCACCTGACCAGCGGTTCTCAGAGGCAGACAAGAAG GCATTTGCAGAAGCAAAGGACAAATGCGTCAAACCAAAGCAG GACTCAATGGATGATACATCAGCCCTAGACTTGCTGTCCAGCGAGTTCTCTTCAGTACCCAGAGTGAAAGCATCTGCACCTGAGACGCACACCTTCACTCCTGAACCAGTACCCCCAACCCACACG GCACCAGGTCCAGCTTTAGATGAACTGGCAGACAAGCTGATTCCCAACCTGGAGAAAGGCAAAGACAGCAAAGCTAAG GGGAAGGGGGGGAAGGCTAAGTCTAAATCAAAG CAGAAACAGTCCGGAGACGATTCCTCCGCAGTGGAGCATCTGTCCGGTCAACTGTCCACAAACGTAGTGCCTTCATCTTCCACGAAGGGTGGAAAGAGATAG
- the cast gene encoding calpastatin isoform X16, translating into MSQQVTPTSTPKVSTVKPAQYEVQVEVGPSAPQCSAEVDPFDALSDTLPSSQPVAPKVPKYTGPEVREGNIKTEKAVLVGERESTLPPGYRWEDLEKKKPAGVPEKPKEVPKPISTDEALESLSAGFVSAPPPSAPKKTELKTETVGAVDAKSAGFSNFAPPPPSQQKQQATTQPGTKSPAPPADKKAKIEKPGENSSLAAGKSSAPAQPAKPKTDVPDSSMSTDALSALGDMLGDPEPPKKQPELKPGQIVDEKKATSEKGVRVGERDDTLPPDYRFSEEELKKFPPPPKEPSLDTDEALDILSGGFTTPTAAPVVKAAVPPSAPCAQGKKSAGVPEKAKNVPKVDELSALDTLDGDFVAPAKTAHKVSSGVPPAPKQKQQTDEDAFDTLGDMLGAPEPPKKQPELKPKDIVHEDNVTSKKGVRVGDREDTLPPDYRFSEEELKKYPPPPKEPSLNTDDALDLLSGDFESPSAPPAAKLPVCTAVKPPATPSDDFALEALADDFVAPSSASKVQCAVTAPTHTERQLSEGSALDALSDTLADIKPPTKPEPALPKVIVKEKDVVEERISKPGERDDSLPPDQRFSEADKKAFAEAKDKCVKPKQDSMDDTSALDLLSSEFSSVPRVKASAPETHTFTPEPVPPTHTAPGPALDELADKLIPNLEKGKDSKAKGKGGKAKSKSKQKQSGDDSSAVEHLSGQLSTNVVPSSSTKGGKR; encoded by the exons ATG tCTCAGCAGGTCACACCCACCTCAACACCAAAGGTCTCCACAGTGAAACCTGCACAATATGAG GTTCAAGTGGAAGTAGGCCCATCAGCTCCACAATGCAGTGCAGAG GTTGATCCGTTTGATGCTCTGAGTGACACTTTACCATCATCACAGCCTGTAGCTCCTAAAGTCCCAAAATACACTGGACCAGAAGTCAGAGAG GGCAATATTAAAACGGAGAAGGCTGTTTTGGTTGGGGAGAGAGAAAGTACACTGCCACCTGGATACAGATGGGAAGACCTG GAAAAGAAGAAACCCGCTGGGGTTCCAGAGAAACCTAAAGAAGTTCCCAAG CCTATAAGCACAGACGAGGCGTTGGAGTCTCTCTCTGCTGGGTTTGTGTCTGCACCTCCTCCAAGCGCTCCTAAGAAAACAGAGCTG AAAACGGAAACTGTAGGTGCAGTTGATGCCAAATCAGCTGGCTTCTCCAACTTTGCCCCCCCTCCACCTTCTCAGCAg AAACAACAGGCAACAACCCAACCTGGTACCAAATCTCCTGCGCCACCTGCTGACAAGAAAGCCAAGATAGAGAAG cCTGGTGAAAACTCCTCTTTGGCGGCAGGCAAGAGTTCAGCTCCTGCACAGCCTGCTAAACCAAAGACAGAtgtg CCCGACAGCTCCATGTCAACAGATGCTCTCAGCGCTTTGGGCGACATGCTGGGTGATCCAGAACCCCCGAAAAAACAACCTGAACTTAAACCTGGACAGATAGTTGAT gAGAAGAAAGCGACATCGGAGAAGGGTGTGCGTGTTGGGGAGAGAGATGATACCCTCCCACCAGATTACAGATTCTCAGAGGAAGAGCTGAAAAAATTTCCGCCTCCTCCAAAAGAG CCCTCATTAGACACAGATGAAGCGCTGGACATTCTTTCTGGAGGTTTCACGACCCCCACGGCAGCACCTGTTGTTAAGGCCGCTGTTCCTCCTAGTGCACCTTGTGCACAG GGAAAGAAATCTGCTGGGGTTCCTGAGAAGGCTAAAAATGTTCCCAAG GTGGATGAATTGTCAGCACTAGACACTCTGGATGGTGATTTTGTGGCACCAGCAAAGACTGCTCATAAG GTTTCTTCAGGAGTTCCTCCAGCCCCCAAGCAAAAACAACAGACAGATGAG GATGCTTTTGACACTTTGGGGGACATGCTGGGGGCACCAGAACCACCAAAAAAACAACCTGAACTCAAACCTAAAGATATTGTTCAT GAAGACAATGTGACATCAAAGAAGGGTGTGCGTGTTGGGGATAGAGAGGACACACTTCCACCAGATTACAGGTTCTCAGAAGAAGAACTCAAAAAATATCCTCCTCCTCCAAAAGAG CCTTCCTTAAACACTGATGATGCGCTGGATCTTCTGTCTGGTGATTTTGAGAGCCCCTCTGCACCACCTGCTGCCAAGCTTCCTGTTTGTACTGCTGTCAAACCTCCTGCTACG cctTCAGATGATTTCGCTTTAGAGGCTCTTGCAGATGATTTTGTGGCTCCTTCTTCTGCATCTAAAGTCCAGTGCGCTGTCACAGCCCCCACACATACAGAAAGACAG TTGTCAGAAGGTTCAGCTTTGGATGCTCTGTCAGACACTCTGGCAGACATAAAACCCCCCACTAAACCCGAACCTGCCTTGCCTAAAGTCATTGTCAAG GAAAAAGATGTTGTGGAGGAGAGAATAAGTAAGCCAGGAGAGCGAGACGACAGCCTTCCACCTGACCAGCGGTTCTCAGAGGCAGACAAGAAG GCATTTGCAGAAGCAAAGGACAAATGCGTCAAACCAAAGCAG GACTCAATGGATGATACATCAGCCCTAGACTTGCTGTCCAGCGAGTTCTCTTCAGTACCCAGAGTGAAAGCATCTGCACCTGAGACGCACACCTTCACTCCTGAACCAGTACCCCCAACCCACACG GCACCAGGTCCAGCTTTAGATGAACTGGCAGACAAGCTGATTCCCAACCTGGAGAAAGGCAAAGACAGCAAAGCTAAG GGGAAGGGGGGGAAGGCTAAGTCTAAATCAAAG CAGAAACAGTCCGGAGACGATTCCTCCGCAGTGGAGCATCTGTCCGGTCAACTGTCCACAAACGTAGTGCCTTCATCTTCCACGAAGGGTGGAAAGAGATAG